One genomic segment of Helianthus annuus cultivar XRQ/B chromosome 14, HanXRQr2.0-SUNRISE, whole genome shotgun sequence includes these proteins:
- the LOC118486318 gene encoding uncharacterized protein LOC118486318, whose protein sequence is MDPSMLSYAAYLSGATPFVPPTFGFSQAGGWQPSQQQAEPDVNVVQETQPEPVPEKSKRGRRSHKKKEANKPRRKNTYLNWTKEEEYTLARSWLEVSEDPEIANFQTGHVFWDRVRASFGIRGVKASIGTKIPFLANGPTSTTSVTPSKKCNNVTTIITRAEKVTSGF, encoded by the exons atggacccgagcaTGTTATCttacgcggcttacttgagtggcgccACTCCGTTCGTGCCTCCCACTTTCGGCTTTAGTCAAGCCGGCGGGTGGCAACCTTCACAACAACAAGCCGAACCCGATGTCAATGTCGTGCaggagacgcaacccgaaccggtgcCAGAGAAATCGAAACGCGGCAgaaggtcgcataagaagaaggaaGCGAACAAACCTCGACGTAAAAATACTTACCTTAATTGGACGAAGGAGGAGGAATACACGTTGGCTCGGTCGTGGCTCGAGGTTTCGGAGGACCCCGAAATTg caaactttcaaacgggccACGTTTTTTGGGATAGAGTTCGTGCATCTTTTGGGATACGTGGGGTAAAGGCGAGCATCGGGACAAAGAttccatttctagcaaatggaccgacatcaacaacaagtgtcaCTCCTTCCAAGAAGTGTAACAACGTAACTACGATAATCACCCGAGCGGAGAAGGTGACGTCGGGGTTTTAA
- the LOC110905343 gene encoding chaperone protein dnaJ 11, chloroplastic: MATSFSSSLFSSPNFTLTSTRPSFSHSHSTSFSNSNSISITRYPISAAYATTAERTAASVTETNRSYGSYSQRSLYEVLGVEIGADTREVKSAYRRLARVLHPDVGSCESSADEFMRVHSAYATLADPVKRAEYDRSLVQTRMGGVCPVGGCRSGSRRRWETDQCW, encoded by the coding sequence ATGGCAACTTCATTTTCATCCTCATTGTTTTCTTCTCCTAATTTCACACTCACTTCGACCCGACCATCATTTTCACATTCACATTCAACTTCATTCtcaaattcaaattcaatttCTATCACAAGATATCCGATTTCCGCTGCCTACGCCACAACCGCAGAGAGGACGGCGGCATCAGTGACAGAGACTAACAGATCGTACGGTAGTTACAGTCAACGATCACTGTACGAGGTGCTTGGTGTTGAGATTGGAGCAGATACACGAGAGGTGAAATCGGCGTACCGGAGATTAGCTAGAGTTTTGCATCCGGATGTGGGAAGTTGTGAGTCGTCCGCGGATGAGTTTATGAGAGTGCATTCTGCGTATGCTACGCTTGCGGATCCGGTGAAGCGAGCGGAGTATGATCGGAGTTTGGTGCAGACAAGGATGGGAGGTGTGTGTCCGGTCGGTGGTTGTAGGAGTGGTAGTAGAAGAAGGTGGGAGACTGATCAGTGTTGGTAG